A window of the Callospermophilus lateralis isolate mCalLat2 chromosome 7, mCalLat2.hap1, whole genome shotgun sequence genome harbors these coding sequences:
- the LOC143405191 gene encoding glycogen debranching enzyme-like, whose product MDKMGESDRARRNRGIPATPRDGSAVEIVGLCKSAIRWLLELSKKNIFPYHEVRVKRHGKVVTVSYEEWNRKIQDNFEKLFHVSEDPSDSNEKHPNLVHKCGIYKDSYGASSPWCDYQLRPNFTIAMVVAPELFTTEKAWRALEIAEKKLLGPLGMKTLDPDDMVYCGIYDNSLDNDNYNLARGFNDHQGPEWLWPVGYFLHAKLYFFKLMGPECSAKTMFLVKNVLS is encoded by the exons ATGGATAAAATGGGAGAAAGTGACAGAGCTAGAAGAAACAGAGGAATACCAGCCACTCCAAG agatGGGTCTGCTGTGGAAATTGTGGGCTTGTGTAAATCTGCCATTCGTTGGTTGCTGGAAttatccaaaaaaaatatttttccttatcATGAAGTTAGAGTAAAAAGACATG GGAAAGTTGTAACAGTCTCATATGAAGAATGGAACAGAAAAATACAAGACAACTTTGAAAAACTGTTTCATGTTTCAGAAGATCCTTCTGATTCTAATGAGAAGCATCCAAATCTAGTTcacaaatgtggcatatacaaagACAGTTATGGAGCTTCAAGTCCTTGGTGTGACTACCAGCTCAGGCCTAATTTTACCATAGCAATGGTGGTG GCCCCTGAGCTGTTTACTACAGAAAAAGCATGGAGAGCATTGGAGAttgcagaaaaaaaattacttggtCCCCTTGGCATGAAAACTTTAGATCCAGA TGATATGGTTTACTGTGGAATATATGACAATTCGTTAGACAATGACAACTAcaatcttgctagaggtttcaatgatcaccaaggacct gaatggctATGGCCTGTTGGATATTTTCTTCATGCAAAGttatattttttcaaattgaTGGGTCCGGAGTGTAGTGCAAAGACAATGTTTTTGGTTAAAAACGTTCTTTCTTGA